In Agromyces archimandritae, one genomic interval encodes:
- a CDS encoding PLP-dependent aminotransferase family protein translates to MIELPLPPLDRDAGAPLAEQLAAGIRSAILGGGLRAGDALPSTRTLAGGLGVSRGVAVAAYERLAGEGYLQTRPGAAARIAELVPPTTAPAGRVPDAGAPGHPPAGTTRIDLRPGLPSTAALDDAAWRAAWRHAAAQPLPQTVPPPAGEPRLRAALAEHLRHARGVICDPGDLIVTAGTAEALALLADALAARGRPPRIAVEDPGYPAARRTLRRRGAHLVPIPVAGGGFDVDRLDALDPPPEAVLVTPSHQYPLGGRLGVAERLRAVAWAARTGGLVIEDDYDSEFRHAGPPLPALASLDEGGRTVLIGSLSKVLSPSLRVGYLLVRDPGLRAEILEVRADDSAPVAGIVQLALARFAETGALQRHIARSRRAYAHRRRLVERALAGHRLGALDGGLHAVVGLAGPGAEHDAIDALARAGIDVAALSDYAAGGETGPHGIVLGYGAPGDAALARALAEIASVLRRVDAPAHP, encoded by the coding sequence ATGATCGAGCTCCCCCTGCCGCCACTCGACCGCGACGCGGGCGCGCCCCTCGCGGAGCAGCTCGCGGCCGGCATCCGCTCGGCGATCCTCGGCGGCGGCCTGCGCGCCGGCGACGCCCTGCCTTCCACCCGCACGCTCGCCGGCGGGCTCGGCGTCTCGCGCGGCGTCGCGGTCGCCGCCTACGAACGCCTCGCCGGTGAAGGCTACCTGCAGACGCGGCCCGGTGCCGCCGCGCGGATCGCCGAACTCGTGCCGCCGACGACGGCACCGGCGGGGCGCGTGCCCGATGCCGGCGCGCCGGGGCATCCACCCGCGGGCACGACCCGCATCGACCTCAGACCCGGCCTGCCGTCGACCGCCGCGCTCGACGATGCCGCCTGGCGCGCCGCCTGGCGCCACGCCGCCGCGCAGCCCCTGCCGCAGACCGTGCCGCCGCCCGCAGGCGAACCGCGCCTGCGGGCCGCCCTCGCCGAACACCTCCGGCACGCCCGCGGCGTCATCTGCGACCCGGGCGACCTCATCGTCACCGCGGGCACCGCCGAAGCCCTCGCCCTGCTGGCCGACGCCCTCGCCGCCCGAGGCCGCCCGCCCCGCATCGCCGTCGAAGACCCCGGCTACCCCGCCGCCCGCCGCACCCTCCGGCGCCGCGGGGCGCACCTCGTTCCGATCCCCGTGGCAGGCGGCGGATTCGACGTCGACCGGCTCGACGCCCTCGACCCGCCGCCCGAGGCGGTGCTCGTCACGCCGAGCCATCAGTATCCGCTCGGCGGCCGGCTGGGCGTCGCCGAACGCCTGCGCGCCGTCGCCTGGGCGGCCCGCACCGGCGGCCTCGTCATCGAGGACGACTACGACAGCGAGTTCCGGCACGCCGGGCCGCCGCTGCCGGCGCTCGCCTCCCTCGACGAGGGTGGGCGCACGGTGCTCATCGGCAGCCTCTCGAAGGTGCTCTCCCCCTCCCTCCGCGTCGGGTACCTGCTCGTGCGCGACCCGGGCCTCCGCGCCGAGATCCTCGAGGTGCGCGCCGACGATTCCGCCCCCGTCGCCGGCATCGTGCAGCTCGCCCTCGCCCGATTCGCCGAGACGGGAGCGCTGCAGCGCCACATCGCCCGATCCCGCCGCGCCTACGCGCACCGCCGCCGCCTCGTCGAACGCGCCCTCGCCGGCCACCGCCTCGGAGCGCTCGACGGGGGCCTGCATGCCGTCGTCGGACTCGCCGGGCCCGGTGCGGAGCACGACGCGATCGACGCCCTCGCCCGCGCCGGCATCGACGTCGCCGCCCTCTCGGACTACGCGGCCGGCGGCGAGACCGGCCCGCACGGCATCGTCCTCGGCTACGGGGCACCGGGCGACGCAGCCCTCGCACGTGCCCTCGCCGAGATCGCGAGCGTGCTGCGGCGAGTGGATGCCCCGGCGCACCCCTGA
- a CDS encoding 3'-5' exonuclease has product MPMDFTAIDFETANASSASACSVGLVKVADGRVVDEAHWFIRPPVGHDLFSEWNVRIHGITPEQVADAPGWGDLLPELRAFTGDDWLVAHNAGFDMGVIRGASEAVGAAVPDYRYVCSLQIARRTYHLDSYRLPVAAMAAGFEDFSHHDALDDARACAAIVVHAGARHEADDLDRLAHITRVKIGAIGPVAVREASSLHGPMALQ; this is encoded by the coding sequence GTGCCGATGGACTTCACCGCGATCGATTTCGAGACCGCCAACGCGTCGAGCGCCTCCGCATGCTCCGTCGGCCTGGTCAAGGTCGCGGACGGCCGGGTCGTCGACGAGGCGCACTGGTTCATCCGCCCGCCGGTCGGCCACGACCTCTTCTCGGAGTGGAACGTGCGCATCCACGGCATCACGCCCGAGCAGGTCGCCGACGCCCCCGGCTGGGGCGATCTGCTGCCGGAGCTGCGGGCCTTCACCGGCGACGACTGGCTCGTCGCCCACAACGCGGGCTTCGACATGGGCGTCATCCGCGGTGCGAGCGAGGCGGTCGGGGCCGCCGTGCCCGACTACCGCTACGTCTGCAGCCTGCAGATCGCCCGGCGCACCTACCACCTCGACTCCTACCGGCTGCCGGTCGCCGCGATGGCCGCCGGCTTCGAGGACTTCTCCCACCACGACGCCCTCGACGATGCGCGCGCCTGCGCGGCGATCGTCGTGCACGCCGGCGCCCGGCACGAGGCCGACGACCTCGACCGCCTCGCGCACATCACCCGGGTGAAGATCGGCGCGATCGGCCCCGTCGCCGTGCGCGAGGCGAGCTCGCTGCACGGCCCGATGGCGCTGCAGTAA
- the rmuC gene encoding DNA recombination protein RmuC, with product MDLLSLFIGIVIGGVIGALALRLVLGRRSDGAPAEAGEDPALVEARHQAQIAEIRAVEAAAQAELRAQEHEVRARLQAELASTLARVEGLEEQIGAARTQYRELVEQQRSDQAERAEREKRESAVLQALSPVRETLQTMQTKVTELERQRSEQYGSLAEQLKQAQVSDEQLRTTTESLASALRSNSTRGVWGETQLRRVVEAAGLTNQVDFTMQHSISTDAGNGRPDMVVRLPGSKAIPVDAKVPLEAYIEASQIPVTATGEEGARRKQLIDKHVKAVRAHIDALAKKTYWEGLDSSPEFVIAFIPSESLLSSALEADPALLDYAFGKRVALASPVNLWAVLKTVAFAWQQQAVSDEAKKLFDLGNTLYQRIGTLAGHADGLRKAIARTVDSYNKFANSLESRVLVTARQFPGIDATKIELLAEPEVIHEQPRPLTAPEVTESLVQGAESSDPAPQLLLDAVEMPDAEAPGVEAPEAEQGADRGHTSDAGARSELDEPSLLDLDPEIRSKIAD from the coding sequence ATGGACCTCCTCTCCCTCTTCATCGGCATCGTGATCGGCGGCGTCATCGGCGCACTCGCCCTCCGCCTCGTCCTCGGCCGCCGCAGCGACGGCGCCCCGGCCGAGGCCGGCGAGGACCCGGCCCTCGTCGAGGCGCGCCATCAGGCGCAGATCGCCGAGATCCGCGCCGTCGAGGCGGCGGCGCAGGCCGAGCTGCGCGCGCAGGAGCACGAGGTTCGCGCCCGCCTGCAGGCCGAGCTCGCGTCCACCCTCGCCCGCGTCGAAGGGCTCGAGGAGCAGATCGGGGCGGCGCGCACGCAGTACCGCGAGCTCGTCGAGCAGCAGCGCAGCGACCAGGCCGAGCGCGCCGAGCGCGAGAAGCGCGAGAGCGCCGTGCTGCAGGCGCTGAGCCCGGTGCGGGAGACCCTGCAGACCATGCAGACGAAGGTCACCGAGCTCGAACGCCAGCGCAGCGAGCAGTACGGCTCGCTCGCCGAGCAGTTGAAGCAGGCGCAGGTGAGCGACGAGCAGTTGCGCACCACCACCGAGTCGCTCGCGAGCGCGCTGCGCTCCAACAGCACCCGCGGCGTGTGGGGCGAGACGCAGCTGCGCCGGGTCGTGGAGGCGGCGGGCCTCACGAACCAGGTCGATTTCACGATGCAGCACTCGATCTCGACGGATGCCGGCAACGGGCGCCCCGACATGGTCGTGCGGCTGCCGGGCTCGAAAGCGATCCCGGTCGATGCGAAGGTGCCGCTCGAGGCGTACATCGAGGCCAGTCAGATCCCGGTCACCGCGACCGGCGAAGAGGGGGCCCGCCGCAAGCAGCTGATCGACAAGCACGTCAAGGCCGTGCGCGCGCATATCGACGCCCTCGCGAAGAAGACGTACTGGGAGGGCCTCGACTCGAGCCCCGAGTTCGTCATCGCCTTCATTCCGAGCGAGTCGCTGCTCTCCTCCGCGCTCGAGGCCGACCCCGCCCTCCTCGACTACGCCTTCGGCAAGCGCGTCGCGCTCGCCTCGCCGGTGAACCTGTGGGCCGTGCTCAAGACGGTCGCCTTCGCCTGGCAGCAGCAGGCCGTCTCCGACGAGGCGAAGAAGCTCTTCGACCTCGGCAACACCCTGTATCAGCGCATCGGCACGCTCGCCGGGCACGCCGACGGCCTGCGGAAGGCGATCGCGCGCACGGTCGACAGCTACAACAAGTTCGCCAACTCGCTCGAGTCGCGCGTACTCGTCACCGCCCGCCAGTTCCCCGGCATCGACGCGACGAAGATCGAACTGCTCGCCGAACCGGAGGTCATCCACGAGCAGCCGCGGCCGCTGACCGCCCCCGAGGTCACGGAGTCGCTCGTGCAGGGCGCCGAATCCTCGGATCCCGCCCCGCAGCTCCTGCTCGATGCCGTCGAAATGCCGGACGCCGAAGCGCCGGGCGTCGAGGCGCCGGAGGCCGAGCAAGGCGCCGATCGGGGCCACACGTCCGATGCCGGCGCCCGCTCCGAGCTCGACGAACCCTCACTCCTCGACCTCGACCCGGAGATCCGCTCGAAGATCGCCGACTGA
- a CDS encoding pyridoxamine 5'-phosphate oxidase family protein, whose product MRTNAEPAASTPEPTSPSTEIRRLAARATDDRAALDAFLDSQLVAHVAVAEGETPIVVPMGYARDGDRILLHGSTGGGFALRAAARRRVLAVSVAALDGIVFARSLFDSSMNYRSAVVYGVPEIVPAEEADAALVAIAERLMPGRAAELRGNRRKEIAATRVLAVPIERFAMKVRSGPPSAAPDDDPDVWAGVVPLATVAGEPVPAADVPVGAPLPASVARAAGHA is encoded by the coding sequence ATGCGCACGAACGCCGAGCCCGCGGCATCCACACCCGAACCCACCTCCCCGTCGACGGAGATCCGCCGCCTCGCCGCACGGGCGACGGACGACCGTGCGGCGCTCGACGCCTTCCTCGACTCCCAGCTCGTCGCCCACGTCGCCGTCGCCGAGGGCGAAACGCCCATCGTCGTGCCCATGGGGTACGCGCGCGACGGCGACCGCATCCTCCTGCACGGCTCGACCGGCGGCGGATTCGCCCTGCGGGCCGCCGCCCGGCGCCGGGTGCTCGCCGTCTCGGTCGCCGCCCTCGACGGCATCGTCTTCGCCCGCTCCCTCTTCGACAGCAGCATGAACTACCGCAGCGCCGTCGTCTACGGCGTGCCCGAGATCGTGCCGGCCGAGGAGGCGGATGCCGCCCTCGTCGCCATCGCCGAACGGCTCATGCCCGGCCGCGCCGCCGAACTCCGCGGCAACCGGCGCAAGGAGATCGCCGCGACCCGCGTGCTCGCGGTGCCGATCGAACGCTTCGCCATGAAGGTGCGCAGCGGCCCGCCGTCGGCGGCGCCCGACGACGACCCGGACGTCTGGGCGGGCGTCGTGCCGCTTGCGACGGTCGCAGGCGAGCCCGTTCCGGCAGCCGACGTGCCGGTCGGGGCGCCGCTGCCGGCATCCGTCGCCCGTGCCGCGGGGCACGCGTGA
- a CDS encoding winged helix-turn-helix transcriptional regulator, producing the protein MSDHPAAALDGASPRASAASDPAGPSLCEGLPPLPADGAVCARDFPEAHTIRTVIARLGDKWTLLVVGLLGDGPARFTELQRRIDGISHRMLTQTLRALERDGLVRRTAYPEIPPRVEYALTPLGRSLLEPTLALVRWAAEHHPELTTARDRYDAAHPEPD; encoded by the coding sequence ATGAGCGATCACCCCGCCGCCGCCCTGGACGGCGCTTCGCCACGGGCATCCGCCGCCTCCGACCCGGCCGGGCCGTCCCTCTGCGAGGGGCTGCCGCCGCTGCCGGCGGACGGCGCCGTCTGCGCACGCGACTTCCCCGAGGCGCACACGATCCGCACCGTCATCGCCCGCCTCGGCGACAAGTGGACGCTGCTCGTCGTCGGCCTCCTCGGCGACGGGCCGGCGCGCTTCACCGAGCTGCAGCGCCGCATCGACGGCATCTCGCACCGCATGCTCACCCAGACGCTGCGCGCCCTCGAACGCGACGGGCTCGTACGGCGCACCGCGTATCCCGAGATCCCGCCGCGGGTCGAGTACGCCCTCACCCCGCTCGGCCGTTCGCTGCTCGAGCCGACGCTCGCCCTCGTCCGCTGGGCCGCCGAGCACCACCCGGAGCTCACCACCGCCCGAGACCGCTACGACGCCGCCCACCCCGAGCCCGACTGA
- a CDS encoding class I SAM-dependent methyltransferase translates to MSMGANETGAGETGAGEAGVVDAAGDAPDLRHALSFAAAADAYAKARPSYPVEAVAWLVGDAERILDLGAGTGKLTQALVALDRDVVAVDPIEEMLDELSIAVPGVPRILGTAEDIPLDDEDVDAVVAGQAWHWFDRRRATAEIARVLRPGGVLGLVWNSRDGSVDWMRRAGEIMHERHDAAADLEGYVRIGAPFGPVAEHVVRWTDRMSRARFLDLVRSRSYYLTATPADQAATIAALEELLATHPEVRDVEELEVPYVTRCFRAEPGE, encoded by the coding sequence ATGAGCATGGGCGCGAACGAGACCGGTGCGGGCGAGACCGGTGCGGGCGAGGCGGGCGTCGTGGATGCCGCGGGAGACGCCCCCGATCTGCGGCACGCCCTGTCGTTCGCCGCCGCCGCCGACGCCTACGCGAAAGCCCGGCCGTCGTACCCCGTCGAAGCCGTCGCCTGGCTCGTCGGCGACGCCGAACGCATCCTCGACCTCGGCGCCGGCACCGGCAAACTCACCCAGGCGCTCGTCGCACTCGACCGCGACGTCGTCGCCGTCGACCCGATCGAGGAGATGCTCGACGAGCTCTCGATCGCCGTGCCCGGCGTGCCCCGCATCCTCGGCACCGCCGAAGACATCCCGCTCGACGACGAGGACGTGGACGCCGTCGTCGCCGGGCAGGCCTGGCACTGGTTCGACCGGCGGCGCGCGACCGCCGAGATCGCCCGCGTGCTGCGACCGGGCGGTGTGCTGGGCCTCGTCTGGAACAGCCGCGACGGCTCCGTCGACTGGATGCGCCGGGCCGGGGAGATCATGCACGAACGCCACGACGCGGCCGCCGACCTCGAGGGTTACGTGCGGATCGGCGCCCCCTTCGGGCCCGTCGCCGAGCACGTCGTGCGCTGGACCGACCGGATGAGCCGGGCGCGGTTCCTCGACCTCGTTCGCTCGCGCTCGTACTACCTCACGGCGACGCCCGCCGATCAGGCCGCGACGATCGCCGCCCTCGAGGAGCTGCTCGCGACCCACCCCGAGGTGCGCGATGTCGAGGAGCTCGAGGTGCCGTACGTGACGCGGTGCTTCCGGGCAGAGCCGGGGGAGTAG
- a CDS encoding DMT family transporter has translation MHRARSLAFLVLANLFWAGNFVFGAVAVEQVDPISLTWMRWLGAAPILIVLALAIERPAWRTVFADWPRQILLALLGMIGFCVLTYEAFRHTSPMDASLINAINPALIAIAAAGFARTRVGGRAIAGLLISLAGVLLVLTKGDLAALAGFRLNLGEGIMIVAVVVWSAYTLLGRTSPTPPITGSALQGSIALVLLSPVVAVTGLTVPAAPEVWANVAYIAVFPSVLSFMLWNLAVRDLGAGPAGITLNLMPVFVALIGLTVGLPITLDQLAGGALVIAGVLLTNLPVRTGMSRVDAGARPGRSGGG, from the coding sequence GTGCACCGTGCCCGATCCCTCGCGTTCCTCGTGCTCGCGAACCTGTTCTGGGCCGGCAACTTCGTCTTCGGGGCCGTCGCCGTCGAACAGGTCGACCCGATCTCGCTGACGTGGATGCGGTGGCTCGGCGCCGCCCCGATCCTCATCGTGCTCGCGCTCGCGATCGAGCGGCCCGCCTGGCGCACCGTCTTCGCCGACTGGCCGCGGCAGATCCTCCTCGCCCTCCTCGGCATGATCGGCTTCTGCGTGCTCACCTACGAGGCGTTCCGGCACACGAGCCCGATGGACGCCTCCCTCATCAACGCGATCAACCCCGCCCTCATCGCCATCGCCGCAGCCGGCTTCGCCCGCACGCGCGTCGGCGGCCGTGCGATCGCCGGGCTCCTCATCTCGCTCGCCGGGGTCCTGCTCGTGCTCACGAAGGGCGACCTCGCCGCGCTCGCCGGCTTCCGCCTGAACCTCGGCGAGGGCATCATGATCGTCGCCGTCGTCGTATGGAGCGCGTACACGCTGCTCGGGCGCACCTCGCCGACGCCGCCGATCACGGGCAGCGCCTTGCAGGGATCCATCGCCCTCGTGCTGCTCAGCCCCGTCGTCGCCGTCACCGGCCTCACCGTGCCCGCCGCGCCCGAGGTGTGGGCGAACGTCGCCTACATCGCCGTGTTCCCCTCGGTGCTGTCGTTCATGCTGTGGAACCTCGCCGTGCGCGACCTCGGCGCGGGCCCGGCCGGCATCACCCTGAACCTCATGCCCGTCTTCGTCGCCCTCATCGGCCTCACGGTCGGCCTGCCGATCACGCTCGACCAGCTCGCCGGCGGGGCCCTCGTGATCGCGGGCGTGCTGTTGACGAACCTGCCGGTGCGTACTGGAATGTCCAGAGTGGATGCCGGGGCGCGGCCCGGCCGGAGCGGCGGGGGATGA
- a CDS encoding DoxX family protein, translated as MFIAAWIVSGIAGVVFFAAGLMKTLKSKEALAAGGMGWTEDFSVPQIKLIAIAEVLGGLGLILPVATGILPWLTPVAAFALVIIMVGATVVHVRRKEPYMPALVLTVLALAAGVLWLFV; from the coding sequence ATGTTCATCGCCGCATGGATCGTGTCCGGCATCGCCGGCGTCGTCTTCTTCGCCGCCGGTCTCATGAAGACCCTGAAGTCCAAGGAGGCCCTCGCCGCCGGCGGCATGGGCTGGACGGAGGACTTCAGCGTGCCGCAGATCAAGCTCATCGCGATCGCCGAAGTGCTCGGCGGGCTCGGCCTCATCCTGCCGGTCGCCACGGGCATCCTGCCCTGGCTCACGCCGGTGGCGGCCTTCGCGCTCGTGATCATCATGGTCGGCGCGACCGTCGTGCACGTACGCCGCAAGGAACCGTACATGCCCGCCCTCGTGCTGACCGTGCTCGCCCTCGCGGCCGGCGTGCTCTGGCTGTTCGTCTGA